Proteins encoded by one window of Primulina huaijiensis isolate GDHJ02 chromosome 1, ASM1229523v2, whole genome shotgun sequence:
- the LOC140974903 gene encoding protein SWEETIE-like, with protein MGCIDDSCIAEKSELVADGITHLASITRACLSATARFTKDCANAIHELENKSSHLRKILYLKLAFSVEQVFSLASLAFVFEAPGDSQESNPVLFRMLHHSIQCILAMLADSDKQIQAVSLQVLKVILQKGIGAASNTFLIFFVGELVGDLLIIIRNASEKHVKREAVAIAGESLKILTLLNTLSKGCDHQKGVINLLLEALLTVFSVSHGSLSQEVHDLRSISIKIVSQLAQIPSSAVSVKEILLAMPATQRQQFQDIIRASVTQDQITKPAESSGPPLVIKLPSPTEQNETSSSLQLAPPKDSPKESDSNSTAEEDDDWDTFQSFPASRNGTVPTEERVTSCSDSSIGDSTSPSCGNKEILIAEDQDLNEGANVCNVADNSSQMEEHHVTEDGRSGDNESYNLYQLSDEIEPSNSDSPDLCNNIRSDQARDEFKSTVTAPSNENKRLLSDVIGIETKEICSDASDRHNAGTSHCNKQGLSEPQSTEIAVGNDELSREDHHEDGMDINGRENSVEYGKERLSLSADDSLVVSTVEHTSQSKPSRLP; from the exons ATGGGTTGTATTGATGATTCTTGTATTGCAGAAAAATCTGAACTCGTGGCTGATGGCATTACCCACTTGGCATCAATAACCAGAGCTTGTCTGAGTGCAACAGCTAGGTTCACAAAGGATTGCGCCAATGCAATTCATGAATTGGAAAATAAGAGCTCCCACTTGCGCAAAATTTTGTACTTGAAGCTTGCCTTTTCTGTGGAACAAGTTTTTTCACTTGCTTCTCTAGCTTTTGTTTTTGAAGCTCCAGGAGATAGCCAAGAAAGTAACCCTGTCCTGTTCAGAATGCTGCATCACAGCATTCAGTGCATCCTGGccatgcttgctgattctgacAAACAG ATTCAGGCAGTTAGTCTGCAGGTACTGAAAGTCATATTACAGAAAGGAATTGGTGCAGCGTCAAATACCTTCTTAATCTTTTTTGTTGGTGAGCTTGTCGGAGATTTGTTGATCATAATTCGGAATGCTTCGGAG AAACATGTTAAAAGAGAAGCAGTTGCTATTGCTGGAGAGTCTCTGAAAATCTTGACGCTTCTGAATACCCTGTCGAAGGGTTGTGATCATCAGAAAGGTGTGATAAACCTGCTTTTGGAAGCTCTTCTCACAGTTTTTTCAGTATCACATGGTTCTCTGTCTCAG GAAGTTCATGATTTACGAAGCATATCTATAAAAATTGTTTCACAACTTGCTCAAATTCCTAGTTCAGCAGTTTCTGTAAAGGAGATTCTATTGGCAATGCCCGCTACACAAAGACAGCAGTTTCAG GACATTATCCGCGCTTCCGTAACACAAGACCAGATCACAAAACCAGCTGAATCCTCGGGGCCACCCTTGGTAATCAAGTTACCTTCACCAACAGAGCAAAACGAAACCAGCAGTTCCCTTCAGTTGGCCCCTCCAAAGGATTCCCCTAAGGAATCTGATAGTAACAGTACTGCCGAAGAAGATGACGATTGGGATACATTCCAGTCATTTCCTGCCTCGAGAAATGGAACTGTTCCTACTGAAGAAAGAGTGACCTCTTGCTCAGACAGTAGTATTGGAGACTCAACTTCCCCGTCTTGTGGCAACAAGGAGATTCTCATTGCCGAAGATCAAGATCTTAATGAAGGAGCAAATGTATGTAACGTTGCAGATAACAGCAGTCAGATGGAAGAACACCATGTTACTGAAGATGGCCGTAGTGGTGATAACGAATCTTACAATTTATATCAATTGAGTgatgaaatcgagcccagcaaTTCAGATAGCCCAGACTTATGCAATAATATTCGGTCTGATCAAGCCCGAGACGAATTCAAGAGCACAGTGACGGCCCCCAGCAATGAGAACAAACGGCTTTTATCAGATGTTATTGGTATAGAAACCAAAGAAATCTGCAGTGATGCATCTGATAGACATAACGCTGGAACTTCCCATTGTAACAAGCAAGGCTTGTCCGAACCTCAATCCACCGAAATTGCGGTTGGAAATGATGAGCTATCTCGAGAAGACCACCATGAAGATGGCATGGATATCAATGGTCGTGAAAATTCTGTTGAGTATGGGAAAGAGAGGCTTTCATTGTCAGCAGATGATTCTTTGGTTGTCTCCACTGTGGAGCACACCAGCCAATCCAAGCCTAGTCGGTTGCCTTAA
- the LOC140974921 gene encoding protein SWEETIE-like isoform X2, with translation MAKNFGRENVPLSRFGVLVAQLESIVASAAHKPPDPLLCFDLLSDLISAIEEDPKESILLWQRKCEDTLYSLLVLGARRPVRHLASVAMAKIISKGDGISIYSRASSLQGFLSDGKKSEAQKVSGAAQCLGEFYRYFGRRIVSGLLETTNIVVKLLKFSEDFVRQEALHMLRNALEGSGGSANSAACSEALRAITRIGVVDKSFTVRIAAARCLKAFANIGGPGIGLGELENCLSLCVKVLMLSCSLMFTNF, from the exons ATGGCGAAAAATTTCGGGAGAGAGAACGTACCCTTGTCAAGATTCGGAGTGCTGGTGGCGCAGCTCGAATCAATCGTGGCATCTGCCGCTCACAAGCCTCCAGACCCACTTCTCTGTTTTGATCTTTTGTCTGATCTAATATCGGCCATTGAAGAGGATcccaag GAATCCATACTACTTTGGCAAAGGAAATGTGAGGACACTCTTTATTCTCTGCTTGTGCTTGGAGCTCGTAGGCCAGTGCGGCATTTGGCATCAGTGGCAATGGCAAAGATAATATCAAAGGGTGATGGGATTTCAATATACTCTAGAGCAAGCAGCCTGCAGGGATTTCTTTCTGATGGAAAGAAGAGCGAGGCTCAGAAAGTTTCTG GTGCTGCCCAATGCTTGGGAGAATTTTATCGCTACTTTGGAAGACGAATTGTTTCTGGATTGCTTGAAACAACTAATATTGTTGTAAAGCTTCTAAAATTTAGTGAG GATTTTGTTAGACAAGAGGCCTTGCACATGCTTCGCAATGCTTTGGAAGGTTCTGGTGGGAGTGCTAATTCTGCTGCTTGCTCAGAGGCCTTACGTGCCATTACACGGATTGGAGTTGTAGATAAATCTTTTACTGTTAGAATAGCTGCTGCAAGATGCCTCAAGGCATTTGCAAATATTGGAGGACCGGGAATAGGACTTGGAGAACTTGAGAACTGTTTGTCTCTTTGTGTAAAGGTTCTGATGTTATCATGTTCTCTCATGTTTACCAATTTCTAG
- the LOC140974926 gene encoding uncharacterized protein: MGYVQEARENHVKKKVEEALRSKMKQKALKECYRYTEKYAECAAGRTLSVVWKCRKQANELNECLHQYTNDSVLEQMKIEYTLQQEGKAPSSLRVQFVRRNNA, translated from the exons ATGGGATATGTGCAAGAAGCCAGAGAAAATCACGTCAAAAAGAAAGTTGAAGAAG CTTTGCGCAGCAAAATGAAGCAAAAGGCATTGAAAGAATGCTATCGCTACACAGAAAAATACGCTGAATGTGCTGCAGGAAGAACATTATCCGTTGTTTGGAAATGTCGCAAACAAGCCAATGAATTGAATGAATGTCTCCATCAGTA CACAAACGACTCTGTCTTGGAACAAATGAAGATAGAGTACACACTTCAACAGGAAGGAAAAGCGCCATCAAGCCTTCGAGTTCAGTTTGTTCGACGAAATAATGCCTAA
- the LOC140974921 gene encoding protein SWEETIE-like isoform X1, with the protein MAKNFGRENVPLSRFGVLVAQLESIVASAAHKPPDPLLCFDLLSDLISAIEEDPKIPTFQESILLWQRKCEDTLYSLLVLGARRPVRHLASVAMAKIISKGDGISIYSRASSLQGFLSDGKKSEAQKVSGAAQCLGEFYRYFGRRIVSGLLETTNIVVKLLKFSEDFVRQEALHMLRNALEGSGGSANSAACSEALRAITRIGVVDKSFTVRIAAARCLKAFANIGGPGIGLGELENCLSLCVKVLMLSCSLMFTNF; encoded by the exons ATGGCGAAAAATTTCGGGAGAGAGAACGTACCCTTGTCAAGATTCGGAGTGCTGGTGGCGCAGCTCGAATCAATCGTGGCATCTGCCGCTCACAAGCCTCCAGACCCACTTCTCTGTTTTGATCTTTTGTCTGATCTAATATCGGCCATTGAAGAGGATcccaag ATTCCAACATTTCAGGAATCCATACTACTTTGGCAAAGGAAATGTGAGGACACTCTTTATTCTCTGCTTGTGCTTGGAGCTCGTAGGCCAGTGCGGCATTTGGCATCAGTGGCAATGGCAAAGATAATATCAAAGGGTGATGGGATTTCAATATACTCTAGAGCAAGCAGCCTGCAGGGATTTCTTTCTGATGGAAAGAAGAGCGAGGCTCAGAAAGTTTCTG GTGCTGCCCAATGCTTGGGAGAATTTTATCGCTACTTTGGAAGACGAATTGTTTCTGGATTGCTTGAAACAACTAATATTGTTGTAAAGCTTCTAAAATTTAGTGAG GATTTTGTTAGACAAGAGGCCTTGCACATGCTTCGCAATGCTTTGGAAGGTTCTGGTGGGAGTGCTAATTCTGCTGCTTGCTCAGAGGCCTTACGTGCCATTACACGGATTGGAGTTGTAGATAAATCTTTTACTGTTAGAATAGCTGCTGCAAGATGCCTCAAGGCATTTGCAAATATTGGAGGACCGGGAATAGGACTTGGAGAACTTGAGAACTGTTTGTCTCTTTGTGTAAAGGTTCTGATGTTATCATGTTCTCTCATGTTTACCAATTTCTAG